One window from the genome of Pseudoalteromonas sp. '520P1 No. 423' encodes:
- the fldB gene encoding flavodoxin FldB, translating into MKIGLFYGSTTCYTEIAAEKIRDILGEDLLTLHNIKDEPLKGAEQYDFIIFGISTWDYGELQEDWESQWQDVEALDLNDKTVAIYGMGDQVGYTDWFQDAVGMLHDKIANQKVNRIGFWPNTPDYEFEASKALTDDGSHFVGLALDEDSQYDLTDERMATWVEQILVEYQDSL; encoded by the coding sequence ATGAAAATTGGTTTATTTTACGGCTCTACAACCTGTTATACAGAAATTGCAGCTGAAAAAATACGTGATATTTTAGGCGAAGACTTATTAACTCTGCACAATATAAAAGATGAGCCGTTAAAAGGCGCCGAACAATATGATTTTATTATATTTGGCATTTCAACTTGGGATTATGGTGAATTACAAGAAGACTGGGAATCTCAATGGCAAGACGTTGAAGCCTTAGATCTAAATGATAAAACAGTTGCTATCTACGGAATGGGCGATCAAGTAGGGTATACCGATTGGTTCCAAGATGCTGTAGGTATGTTACATGATAAAATTGCTAATCAAAAAGTCAATCGCATTGGTTTTTGGCCAAATACCCCTGATTATGAATTTGAAGCATCTAAGGCTTTAACTGATGATGGCAGCCACTTTGTTGGTTTAGCGCTCGATGAAGACAGCCAATATGATTTAACAGATGAACGCATGGCGACTTGGGTTGAACAAATTCTAGTAGAGTATCAAGACTCTCTTTAA
- a CDS encoding ABC transporter substrate-binding protein yields MPLNAEKLIVVFEHNPPFQMVRANGTGYGPVFDFAQKLHKYEDLDIQFEALPWARIIQKEALKPNRLILSISRTSNREQNFIWLKQVYRGEQYIWKKANMIDPKRILVAMERNSHKAEILKRYYKPKNVYEFLDSQQALEALLKGHVQRYVGSVFGVHGKLAELGSDLDELQRLGAFKASNTRKLGLYLALSKTSSDLVHKQLIQALTHPDMIKAVNSLIKDFETQELSLIQSLN; encoded by the coding sequence TTGCCCTTAAACGCGGAGAAATTGATTGTTGTATTTGAGCATAACCCACCATTTCAAATGGTAAGAGCAAATGGTACTGGTTATGGTCCTGTCTTTGATTTTGCTCAAAAACTACATAAATATGAGGACTTAGATATTCAATTTGAGGCCTTGCCTTGGGCTCGAATAATTCAAAAAGAAGCACTTAAACCTAATCGTTTGATTTTATCTATTTCTAGAACTTCAAATAGAGAGCAAAACTTTATATGGCTAAAGCAAGTATATCGTGGAGAACAATATATTTGGAAAAAAGCGAATATGATAGACCCAAAAAGGATTTTAGTGGCGATGGAAAGAAACTCCCACAAGGCTGAAATTTTAAAACGTTATTATAAACCAAAAAATGTATATGAATTTTTAGACTCTCAACAAGCATTAGAGGCTTTATTAAAAGGTCATGTACAAAGGTACGTTGGCAGTGTTTTTGGTGTGCATGGCAAGTTAGCTGAGTTAGGAAGCGATTTAGATGAGCTTCAAAGGCTAGGGGCGTTTAAAGCATCTAATACTCGTAAACTAGGGTTATATTTAGCATTATCAAAAACAAGTTCTGATTTAGTACATAAGCAATTAATACAAGCCTTAACTCATCCTGATATGATCAAGGCTGTAAATAGCTTAATTAAAGATTTTGAGACTCAAGAGCTTTCCCTGATCCAAAGCTTAAATTAA
- a CDS encoding tRNA1(Val) (adenine(37)-N6)-methyltransferase, which translates to MSGFQFKQFYLAQNNCAMKVGTDGVLLGSWADIGDSENILDVGTGTGLIALMLKQRAQKSAMNDVNISALEIDSSAFLQATENFNNSPWQNIDIYYGDFNEFKLDAKFDLVVSNPPYFVNSLKGPDESRNKARHTGSLSFKALIKQFCKITHKRGRLALVLPSDVLEEIESVVKALNLYINKLVFVYTKHNKPPKRILIEISKVQMPLEKSELFISENGTFSKDFINLTKDFYLKM; encoded by the coding sequence ATGTCAGGTTTTCAATTTAAACAGTTTTATTTAGCACAAAATAACTGCGCTATGAAGGTAGGCACAGATGGTGTTTTATTAGGTTCTTGGGCAGATATAGGTGATAGTGAAAATATACTTGATGTCGGCACGGGCACGGGATTAATTGCTTTAATGCTCAAACAAAGAGCGCAAAAATCCGCGATGAATGATGTCAATATTTCTGCTTTAGAAATAGATAGTTCGGCTTTTTTGCAAGCGACTGAAAACTTTAATAATAGTCCTTGGCAAAATATAGATATATATTATGGTGATTTTAATGAATTTAAATTAGATGCAAAATTCGATTTAGTAGTTTCAAATCCGCCATATTTTGTAAACAGCCTAAAAGGTCCTGATGAGTCTAGAAATAAAGCACGCCATACGGGTAGTTTAAGTTTTAAAGCTTTGATTAAACAGTTTTGTAAAATTACCCATAAACGTGGCAGGCTTGCCTTAGTATTACCATCAGATGTTTTAGAAGAAATAGAAAGCGTAGTAAAAGCGCTTAATTTATATATTAATAAATTAGTTTTTGTTTACACTAAGCATAATAAACCACCAAAAAGAATATTAATTGAGATCAGCAAAGTTCAAATGCCTCTTGAAAAAAGTGAGTTGTTTATTAGTGAAAATGGGACTTTCTCGAAAGACTTTATTAATTTAACCAAAGATTTTTATTTAAAAATGTAA
- the srmB gene encoding ATP-dependent RNA helicase SrmB has product MQLQFADLELDEKLLNAVNKVGYTEPTKIQKLVIPRALEGRDILASAPTGTGKTAAFLLSAIQFLIDFPRRDPGFARVLIMTPTRELAYQIHEQCLLLAANTHLQIGVVTGGINYGTHKDIFEKNNDILIATPGRLMDYMDGNNFHAENVELLILDEADRMLDMGFKKEMLRICDEAENRRQCFLFSATLEGDNVELFADKVLKDPSLLEAKVSTQDQGQISQWIHLADSREHKLKLLTRILTNEAVTKAIVFVKTREKLEQLVGELFSQGIKTIWLRGEMPQDKRMRSLENFHLGKADILVATDVAARGLDVADVSHVINYDMPYSPDIYVHRIGRTGRAGNDGTAISLVEAHDIAMVGKVERYTEQQLKRKNIKGLSPRHKEAKPPAKKKKDPVKMKAKKKAKKKAAKAKK; this is encoded by the coding sequence ATGCAATTGCAATTCGCAGATCTTGAACTAGATGAAAAACTATTAAACGCTGTTAACAAAGTTGGCTATACCGAACCAACTAAAATTCAAAAGCTTGTGATCCCTCGCGCCCTTGAAGGTCGTGATATTTTAGCTTCAGCACCAACAGGTACAGGTAAAACAGCTGCATTTTTATTATCAGCTATTCAGTTTTTAATTGATTTCCCTAGACGTGATCCAGGTTTTGCCCGCGTTTTAATTATGACCCCTACCCGTGAACTTGCTTATCAAATTCACGAACAGTGTTTATTACTAGCAGCCAATACTCACTTACAAATAGGTGTGGTAACAGGTGGTATAAACTATGGAACACATAAAGATATCTTTGAAAAAAATAACGATATCTTAATCGCAACACCCGGCAGATTAATGGATTACATGGATGGCAATAACTTTCACGCTGAAAATGTAGAACTATTAATTTTAGATGAAGCTGACCGTATGTTAGATATGGGTTTCAAAAAAGAAATGCTGCGGATCTGTGATGAAGCTGAAAATCGCAGACAATGTTTCTTATTTTCTGCAACACTTGAAGGCGATAATGTTGAGTTATTCGCAGATAAAGTATTAAAAGATCCATCATTACTTGAAGCGAAAGTTTCAACACAAGATCAAGGCCAAATCAGCCAATGGATCCACTTAGCTGATAGCCGTGAACACAAACTTAAACTACTAACACGTATTTTAACTAACGAAGCTGTTACTAAAGCCATTGTATTTGTTAAAACGAGAGAAAAATTAGAGCAGTTAGTAGGCGAGTTATTTAGCCAAGGTATTAAAACTATTTGGTTACGTGGTGAAATGCCACAAGATAAACGTATGCGCTCACTTGAAAACTTTCATTTAGGCAAAGCTGATATTCTAGTTGCGACTGATGTAGCCGCGCGTGGATTAGATGTTGCTGATGTAAGCCATGTTATTAACTATGATATGCCATATAGTCCAGACATCTACGTGCACCGTATTGGTCGTACAGGACGTGCTGGTAACGACGGTACCGCTATTTCATTAGTAGAAGCACATGATATTGCTATGGTTGGTAAAGTTGAACGCTATACTGAGCAACAGCTCAAACGTAAAAATATTAAAGGGCTTTCACCAAGACATAAAGAAGCTAAGCCACCAGCTAAAAAGAAAAAAGATCCTGTGAAAATGAAAGCTAAGAAAAAGGCTAAAAAGAAAGCAGCTAAAGCGAAGAAGTAA
- the yaaA gene encoding peroxide stress protein YaaA gives MITVISPAKNLDYETPVAFEKHSNPELLTHSQELIEVCRSLAPQDIGSLMKISDKLAGLNAARFAQWSQPFNIQNAKQAIFAFNGDVYTGLDATSLDEDTLEYTQDNLRILSGLYGILKPLDLMQAYRLEMGTKLENPRGTNLYQFWGKLIAEKLNALFEQQGTDTLVNLASNEYFKAVDKKALKGQIIAPIFKDCKNGQYKVISFYAKKARGLMTRYIMENKIKTVEDLKKFDSAGYYFSPEMTAKENEPVFLRAEQFK, from the coding sequence ATGATCACTGTAATTTCCCCTGCTAAAAACCTAGATTATGAAACACCAGTAGCGTTTGAAAAACATTCAAATCCAGAATTATTAACACATAGCCAAGAGTTGATTGAAGTGTGTAGATCGCTTGCGCCTCAAGACATTGGCAGCTTAATGAAAATAAGCGATAAGCTGGCGGGTTTGAATGCTGCTAGATTTGCACAATGGTCACAACCTTTTAATATCCAGAATGCTAAGCAGGCAATTTTTGCATTTAATGGCGACGTATACACAGGCTTAGATGCAACAAGTTTAGATGAAGATACGCTTGAATATACTCAAGATAATTTACGTATTTTATCTGGCTTATACGGTATTTTAAAACCGTTAGATTTAATGCAAGCTTATCGTTTAGAAATGGGCACTAAGCTTGAAAATCCGCGCGGCACAAACCTATATCAATTTTGGGGTAAGTTAATTGCTGAAAAATTAAATGCTCTTTTTGAGCAACAAGGTACAGATACTTTAGTTAATTTAGCATCCAATGAGTATTTTAAAGCGGTAGATAAAAAAGCATTAAAAGGTCAAATAATTGCACCTATTTTTAAAGACTGTAAAAATGGTCAATATAAAGTGATCAGCTTTTACGCTAAAAAAGCACGTGGTTTAATGACACGTTATATTATGGAAAATAAAATTAAAACTGTTGAAGATTTAAAGAAATTTGATTCAGCAGGTTATTATTTTAGCCCTGAAATGACGGCGAAAGAAAATGAACCTGTATTTCTTCGCGCTGAGCAGTTCAAGTAA
- the tal gene encoding transaldolase, whose product MTAVLAALKAQSTIVADTGDIEAIKQHKPQDATTNPSLLLKASEIPAYQTYLKQAWQFAKECESDTDKQLSLACDYFAVLIGKEITEVVPGYISTEVDARLSFDTEATIAKAKTLLSLYEKIGVSKDKILIKIASTWEGIKAAEVLEKEGIKCNLTLLFSEAQARACADANVFLISPFVGRILDWHVANGMEKPTDPLQDPGVQSVRSIYSFYKSHGYETVVMGASFRNTGEILALTGCDRLTIAPTLLDELATLKDVPNYTLEKPTEISAKPAPLTQSEFRWLHNEDPMATEKLADGISQFAKAQVELEKRFSELKL is encoded by the coding sequence ATGACAGCAGTATTAGCGGCATTAAAAGCCCAATCAACAATCGTAGCCGATACCGGCGATATTGAAGCAATTAAACAGCATAAACCACAAGATGCGACTACAAACCCATCTTTATTATTAAAAGCCAGTGAAATTCCGGCTTATCAAACCTATTTAAAACAAGCTTGGCAGTTTGCAAAAGAATGTGAATCTGACACAGATAAACAATTAAGCCTAGCATGTGATTATTTTGCTGTATTAATTGGTAAAGAAATTACTGAAGTTGTTCCAGGATATATTTCTACAGAAGTAGATGCGCGCCTTTCTTTTGATACAGAGGCGACAATCGCAAAGGCTAAAACATTATTATCTTTATACGAAAAAATAGGCGTATCAAAAGATAAAATTCTAATTAAAATTGCATCTACTTGGGAAGGTATAAAAGCCGCTGAAGTATTAGAGAAAGAAGGCATAAAATGTAATTTGACGCTACTTTTCAGTGAAGCACAAGCACGCGCTTGTGCTGATGCTAATGTATTTTTAATCTCTCCATTTGTTGGTCGTATTTTAGATTGGCATGTTGCGAACGGCATGGAAAAACCAACAGATCCACTACAAGATCCAGGAGTACAATCTGTACGTAGCATCTACAGCTTTTATAAAAGCCATGGTTACGAAACAGTTGTTATGGGCGCAAGCTTCAGAAACACAGGTGAAATCTTAGCGCTTACAGGTTGTGATAGATTAACAATCGCGCCAACACTATTAGATGAATTAGCAACATTAAAAGATGTACCTAACTACACTTTAGAAAAACCAACTGAAATTTCAGCTAAACCGGCACCATTAACACAAAGCGAATTCCGTTGGTTACATAACGAAGATCCTATGGCGACAGAAAAGCTAGCTGATGGCATTAGTCAATTTGCTAAAGCGCAAGTTGAACTAGAAAAAAGATTCAGTGAGTTAAAGCTATAG
- the pgi gene encoding glucose-6-phosphate isomerase, translating to MIQNSKDVCVFNALETAATEIKKRHLMTIFSEQPNRAHTYSLQFDSFYLDYSKQAINDNAFKALINFAKHQKLEAKRDAMFQGDKINHTEERSVLHTALRDSSQIISKFPDIAKEIESTKVKMLNFVDLVRSQQHLGHTEKAITDVISIGIGGSFFGPKMLQSALVKNACNKIKVHYLANIDGDQIAQVLHNLNPETCLVVVASKSWTTAETQLNAQSVLKWFQDALPQKQAIQKHWVALTAKPEQAQEFGIAEPMIFPMWDFVGGRYSVWSTIGLPLALSIGSKAFTQVLEGAASIDKHFLEAPLDKNMPVIMALLGYWQQEYFGLNNLMVLPYSHSLKSLPAYLQQLDMESNGKAVNSQGDNITNSGPILWGAEGTNCQHSFMQLFHQGTQSGMIDFILPAKGHDTYPEQHKLMVANCLAQAQALLQGKTLTQAKTELLDSGLNEEQAENLAKHKTMPGNTSSNMLIIDDITPHSMGALLALYEHKVFCQGILFDVNSFDQWGVELGKSLGKNLLISMNTGNIENLDPSTAKLLEYININ from the coding sequence ATGATTCAAAACAGCAAGGACGTCTGCGTATTTAATGCGCTTGAAACTGCTGCTACTGAAATAAAAAAGCGTCATTTAATGACAATTTTTTCTGAGCAGCCAAATAGAGCACATACCTACAGTCTACAATTTGATTCATTTTATTTAGACTATTCAAAGCAAGCAATCAACGATAATGCATTTAAAGCATTGATCAATTTCGCCAAACATCAAAAGCTAGAAGCAAAACGCGATGCGATGTTTCAAGGTGATAAAATAAATCATACAGAAGAGCGCTCAGTACTACATACCGCACTGAGAGACTCTAGCCAAATAATTTCAAAATTCCCCGATATCGCTAAAGAAATAGAGTCAACAAAAGTAAAAATGCTAAATTTTGTTGATTTAGTCAGATCACAGCAGCATTTGGGTCATACAGAAAAAGCCATCACCGATGTAATAAGTATCGGCATAGGTGGATCTTTTTTTGGCCCTAAAATGTTACAAAGTGCTTTAGTTAAAAATGCCTGTAATAAAATAAAAGTACATTATTTAGCAAATATAGATGGCGACCAAATCGCTCAAGTACTTCATAATCTTAATCCTGAAACGTGTTTAGTGGTGGTTGCGTCTAAATCATGGACAACAGCAGAAACACAATTAAATGCTCAATCAGTTTTAAAATGGTTTCAAGATGCACTGCCTCAAAAGCAAGCAATACAAAAACATTGGGTTGCGTTAACAGCAAAACCTGAGCAAGCACAAGAATTTGGTATCGCAGAGCCAATGATTTTTCCTATGTGGGATTTTGTAGGTGGCCGATACTCAGTTTGGTCAACCATAGGATTGCCATTAGCTTTAAGCATAGGTTCAAAAGCTTTTACTCAAGTGCTTGAAGGTGCTGCATCTATAGATAAACACTTCTTAGAAGCGCCTTTAGATAAAAATATGCCGGTGATTATGGCTTTATTAGGTTATTGGCAACAAGAATATTTTGGTCTCAATAACTTAATGGTTTTACCTTATAGTCATAGTTTAAAAAGTTTACCTGCTTACCTTCAACAGCTCGATATGGAAAGTAATGGCAAAGCTGTTAATAGCCAAGGCGATAACATAACAAATTCAGGGCCTATTCTTTGGGGTGCTGAGGGTACAAACTGTCAACATTCATTTATGCAGCTTTTTCATCAAGGCACACAATCAGGCATGATAGATTTTATTTTACCTGCAAAAGGCCATGACACATATCCTGAACAACATAAACTCATGGTGGCAAACTGTTTAGCGCAAGCACAAGCTTTATTACAAGGAAAAACGCTCACTCAAGCTAAAACTGAATTACTTGATTCTGGCCTAAATGAAGAACAAGCTGAAAATTTAGCAAAACATAAAACTATGCCAGGCAATACAAGTTCAAATATGCTGATTATTGATGATATTACACCTCATAGCATGGGCGCATTACTTGCTTTGTACGAACATAAAGTATTTTGTCAGGGCATTTTATTCGATGTAAATAGCTTTGATCAATGGGGTGTAGAGCTAGGTAAATCACTCGGAAAGAACCTACTTATCAGCATGAATACTGGCAATATAGAGAATTTAGACCCTTCAACCGCTAAACTTTTAGAATATATAAATATAAACTAA
- a CDS encoding DUF3545 family protein, with translation MDSLDNVTILESAQPKTKTTKQNKKLKWREIEAYKDKQLLEKELEDLDWSFDLD, from the coding sequence ATGGATAGTCTAGATAATGTGACAATTTTAGAAAGTGCACAGCCAAAAACAAAAACAACTAAGCAAAATAAAAAACTTAAATGGCGTGAAATAGAAGCATATAAGGATAAGCAACTCTTAGAAAAAGAACTGGAAGACTTAGATTGGTCTTTCGATTTGGATTAA
- the ung gene encoding uracil-DNA glycosylase, giving the protein MMSWSKLIDSESKQDYLKETFEHVSQRRAEGVAVFPCDKDVFSAFDATKFDDVKVVILGQDPYHGEGQAHGLCFSVLPGVKTPPSLVNMYKELATDIEGFIIPEHGYLKSWAQQGILLLNTVLTVEQGKAHSHKSLGWEKFTDKVIETLNQEKSGIIFLLWGSHAHKKGKNIDDTKHHVLKGVHPSPLSAYRGFYGCKHFSQTNNLLKQQGKTEINWHLPANAIS; this is encoded by the coding sequence ATGATGAGTTGGTCAAAACTAATCGATTCAGAATCAAAACAAGATTATTTAAAAGAAACATTTGAGCATGTAAGTCAAAGAAGAGCTGAAGGTGTTGCAGTTTTTCCATGTGATAAAGACGTTTTTAGTGCATTTGATGCAACTAAGTTTGATGATGTGAAGGTTGTGATTTTAGGTCAAGATCCGTATCACGGAGAAGGGCAAGCACATGGTTTATGTTTTTCAGTTTTACCTGGTGTTAAAACGCCGCCTTCTTTAGTGAATATGTATAAAGAGTTAGCCACTGATATTGAAGGTTTTATTATTCCAGAGCATGGTTATTTAAAGTCTTGGGCACAGCAGGGCATATTACTTTTAAATACGGTATTGACTGTAGAGCAGGGAAAAGCGCATTCTCATAAAAGTTTAGGCTGGGAAAAATTTACTGATAAAGTGATTGAAACACTTAATCAAGAAAAGTCAGGTATTATATTTTTACTGTGGGGGTCACATGCTCATAAAAAAGGTAAAAATATTGATGATACAAAACACCATGTATTAAAAGGTGTACATCCATCGCCATTATCTGCATACCGTGGTTTTTATGGTTGTAAGCATTTTTCACAAACAAATAACTTATTAAAACAACAAGGCAAGACTGAAATTAATTGGCATTTACCAGCGAATGCGATTTCCTAA
- the thrC gene encoding threonine synthase, with product MKLHNLKDNSQQVSFVEAVKTGLGRDQGVFFPIKLEKIENSFPQGIDALLDLDFVTRSSVILSHLIGDELPKDTVAQMVKNAFNFDVKLVEVEDNMHCLELFHGPTLAFKDFGGRFMAECLATFNKEGKTTILTATSGDTGAAVAHAFYKKENIDVVILYPKGKVSLAQQKLFTTLGENIHCYAVDGCFDDCQSLVKQAFLDDEVKERLGLNSANSINISRLVAQVCYYFEAISQLPKEKRAKAHISVPSGNFGNVCAAMIGSVIGLPVDKLSATTNQNDTVPRFIANKEWSPVDTKESLSNAMDVSRPNNWPRVQTMLDNNWFSYDNFYSQTVDEAQTQVVMTDVHQKGYIAEPHTAIAYEGLKRDMADDGVGIFLSTAHPAKFKESVEDILNIELDMPKPLADALAQPCLAEDLVNDYRVLREAILVKLA from the coding sequence ATGAAACTGCATAATTTAAAAGATAATTCACAACAGGTTTCATTTGTTGAAGCTGTAAAAACAGGCTTAGGTCGTGATCAAGGTGTATTTTTTCCTATTAAATTAGAGAAAATAGAAAACTCTTTCCCTCAAGGGATTGATGCATTATTAGATTTAGACTTTGTAACTAGAAGCAGTGTTATTTTATCTCACTTAATTGGAGATGAATTACCTAAAGATACTGTTGCACAAATGGTAAAAAATGCCTTTAACTTCGATGTGAAGCTAGTTGAAGTTGAAGATAATATGCATTGTCTTGAGCTTTTTCACGGTCCAACTTTAGCATTTAAAGATTTTGGTGGTCGTTTTATGGCCGAGTGTTTAGCCACTTTTAATAAAGAAGGCAAAACAACTATCCTAACAGCAACAAGTGGTGATACGGGTGCTGCTGTTGCTCACGCTTTTTATAAAAAAGAGAACATTGATGTTGTGATCTTATACCCTAAAGGGAAAGTATCACTCGCTCAGCAGAAGTTATTTACAACGTTAGGTGAAAATATTCACTGTTACGCTGTAGATGGCTGTTTTGATGATTGTCAGTCACTGGTTAAACAAGCTTTCTTAGATGATGAAGTAAAAGAGCGTTTAGGTTTAAACTCTGCAAACTCAATCAATATCAGTCGTTTAGTTGCTCAAGTTTGTTATTACTTTGAAGCAATTTCACAATTACCAAAAGAAAAACGTGCTAAAGCACATATTTCTGTACCAAGTGGTAACTTTGGTAATGTGTGTGCTGCCATGATAGGTTCGGTTATCGGTTTACCTGTAGATAAATTATCTGCAACAACAAACCAAAATGATACCGTGCCACGTTTTATTGCAAATAAAGAATGGTCACCAGTAGACACTAAAGAATCATTATCAAATGCAATGGATGTGAGTCGCCCAAATAACTGGCCACGTGTACAAACTATGTTAGATAATAACTGGTTCTCATATGATAACTTCTATTCACAAACAGTTGATGAGGCACAAACACAAGTTGTAATGACAGATGTACATCAAAAAGGCTATATCGCAGAACCCCATACTGCAATCGCTTATGAAGGTTTAAAACGTGATATGGCAGATGATGGTGTTGGTATTTTCTTATCAACAGCACATCCTGCTAAGTTTAAAGAAAGCGTTGAAGATATTCTAAATATAGAGTTAGATATGCCAAAACCTTTAGCAGATGCACTCGCACAGCCTTGTTTAGCTGAAGATTTAGTTAATGATTACCGTGTATTAAGAGAAGCGATATTAGTTAAGCTTGCTTAA
- the thrB gene encoding homoserine kinase → MLENNLHVYAPASIGNFGVGFDSLGAALKPITGELLGDVVKVTASEQNEFVCTGDYADKLPGEANENLSYLCLLHFKKNIKADMQAVRLELQKNLPIGSGLGSSACSVVATFAALDKFAKTQLSQDELIELMADFEAIVSGGRHYDNISPCYLGGLQLTGELIPGRSIEISVPKEWYYVVAFPGFSLNTSKARSVLPKQLDMHHSVEFAQRLSAFIALLQSNGQAGQYNQALTLMKDEVAEPHRAPLIKGFSEAKQALPELGAKAMSISGAGPTLFAVCTNIEDANTCADWLQKNYINDEGFCHICQLDEAGTRELASHEINGEADETA, encoded by the coding sequence ATGTTAGAAAATAATTTACATGTGTATGCCCCAGCTTCAATTGGTAACTTTGGAGTTGGCTTTGATTCTTTAGGTGCGGCATTAAAACCTATTACAGGCGAGTTACTAGGCGATGTTGTAAAAGTAACTGCATCAGAGCAGAATGAGTTTGTATGTACAGGTGATTATGCAGATAAGTTACCGGGTGAAGCTAATGAAAACTTATCGTATTTATGTTTATTGCACTTTAAGAAAAATATAAAGGCGGATATGCAAGCTGTAAGGCTTGAATTACAAAAGAACTTACCTATAGGTTCAGGTTTAGGTTCAAGTGCGTGTTCTGTTGTAGCAACTTTTGCTGCATTAGATAAATTTGCAAAAACTCAGCTAAGCCAAGATGAATTAATTGAATTAATGGCTGACTTTGAAGCCATCGTGAGCGGTGGTCGCCATTACGATAATATTAGCCCATGTTATTTAGGTGGACTACAGCTAACAGGTGAACTTATTCCTGGTCGTTCAATTGAAATATCAGTACCAAAAGAGTGGTATTATGTTGTTGCTTTTCCTGGTTTTTCATTAAATACATCTAAAGCACGTTCAGTATTACCTAAGCAACTGGATATGCATCACAGTGTTGAGTTTGCCCAGCGTTTATCTGCTTTTATTGCGCTATTACAATCAAATGGGCAAGCTGGTCAATATAACCAAGCGTTAACATTGATGAAAGATGAAGTTGCAGAGCCACATCGCGCACCTTTGATCAAAGGTTTTAGTGAGGCTAAACAAGCTTTACCAGAGCTAGGTGCAAAGGCGATGAGCATATCAGGAGCAGGACCAACATTATTTGCTGTGTGTACAAATATCGAAGATGCAAATACATGTGCTGATTGGTTACAAAAAAATTATATTAATGATGAAGGTTTTTGTCATATATGTCAGTTAGATGAAGCTGGAACACGAGAACTGGCTTCACATGAAATAAACGGAGAAGCAGATGAAACTGCATAA